The Coffea eugenioides isolate CCC68of unplaced genomic scaffold, Ceug_1.0 ScVebR1_3051;HRSCAF=4190, whole genome shotgun sequence genome has a segment encoding these proteins:
- the LOC113757404 gene encoding uncharacterized protein LOC113757404, protein MGVCVTKMEAYDHLKVVGFIKGYNNWIAHGELSNYNEATSNSENTSIGVSNGTNDMQDLVHDVFGIPHGTNELNREGDIPVSEAEKFYKLIDDSQQDLYSGCKNFSKLSFIIRLLHLKCLGKMSNKIFNMLVELLREAFPEAMTNLPSSYYEAEKLMNTLGLGYEKIDACPNDCSLYWGSAEKRTSCETCNELRWVASENDPTGEKRKIPQKVLWHFPLKPRLQRLFMSSKIASQMRWHEEKRTKDRYMRHPADSPAWQTFDHLHPEFAKDCRNVRLGLASDGFNPFNNMSSTHSTWPVVLIPYNLPPWMCMKQPYFMLSLLIPGPSSPGNNIDVYLQPLVKELTELWDFGIQTYDASQKENFQLHAALLWTISDFPGYAMLSGWSTKDSKHKFRKQAQFFDGTEEHGKRPPLQTGDMIVSELGDLQIKFGKLVKGNPKLPFNWKKRSIFFDLPYWKDNVLRHNLDFMHIEKNVCENIWGTLLDIEDKAKDHYNSRRDLREMGIRKELHPIETEPGKVYLPPSSFAMDKKQKTMFCNVLKK, encoded by the exons ATGGGTGTTTGTGTGACAAAAATGGAAGCATATGATCATTTGAAAGTGGTAGGATTTATCAAGGGTTATAATAATTGGATAGCACATGGAGAACTTTCAAACTACAATGAAGCCACATCTAATTCTGAAAATACATCAATTGGGGTTTCAAATGGGACTAATGACATGCAAGACTTGGTCCATGATGTATTTGGGATACCACATGGAACAAATGAATTGAATAGAGAAGGGGACATTCCTGTTTCAGAGGctgaaaaattttacaaattgatTGATGATTCTCAACAGGATTTGTACAGTGGTTGCAAAAATTTCTCGAAATTGTCTTTCATTATTCGTTTGCTTCACCTAAAATGCCTGGGTAAGATGAGTAACAAGATTTTTAATATGCTTGTTGAGCTGTTGAGAGAAGCATTTCCGGAGGCCATGACTAATTTGCCGTCTTCTTACTATGAGGCTGAGAAATTGATGAATACATTGGGGCTGGGTTATGAAAAGATCGATGCATGTCCTAATGATTGTTCTCTTTATTGGGGTAGTGCTGAAAAAAGAACTTCATGCGAAACATGTAACGAGCTTAGGTGGGTTGCTTCAGAAAATGATCCAACtggggaaaaaaggaaaattcctcaaaaagtGTTGTGGCATTTTCCCTTAAAACCTAGATTACAAAGActatttatgtcttctaaaattgcatctcaaatGAGATGGCATGAGGAAAAACGTACAAAAGATCGTTATATGAGACATCCAGCTGATTCTCCAGCTTGGCAAACTTTTGACCATCTACATCCAGAATTTGCTAAGGATTGTCGAAATGTTAGATTGGGGTTGGCATCTGACGGGTTTAATCCATTCAACAACATGAGTTCTACACACAGTACTTGGCCTGTAGTTTTAATACCATATAACTTACCTCCGTGGATGTGTATGAAGCAACCGTACTTCATGTTGTCCTTGTTAATACCCGGACCATCCTCTCCTGGGAATAATATTGATGTTTATCTACAGCCTCTAGTTAAAGAATTGACCGAATTGTGGGATTTTGGCATTCAAACTTATGATGcatcccaaaaagaaaattttcaattgcatgCAGCTCTGTTGTGGACCATTAGTGATTTCCCTGGATATGCAATGTTATCTGGCTGGAGCACTAAAG ATAGTAAGCATAAATTTAGAAAGCAAGCCCAATTCTTTGATGGCACCGAAGAACATGGAAAGCGACCACCATTGCAAACCGGGGATATGATTGTGAGTGAATTGGGAGACTtgcaaattaaatttggaaaacttGTGAAAGGTAATCCGAAGCTGCCTTTCAATTGGAAAAAGAGGAGTATTTTCTTTGACTTGCCATATTGGAAAGATAATGTCTTAAGACACAATCTTGACTTCATGCACATTGAGAAGAATGTTTGTGAAAATATTTGGGGGACATTGCTGGATATTGAGGATAAAGCAAAGGACCATTATAATTCCCGCCGTGATTTGAGAGAAATGGGAATAAGAAAAGAGCTGCATCCCATTGAGACAGAACCTGGAAAGGTGTACTTACCTCCATCTTCCTTTGCAATGgataaaaaacagaaaactatGTTTTGCAATGTGCTAAAAAAGTGA